The proteins below come from a single Canis aureus isolate CA01 chromosome 14, VMU_Caureus_v.1.0, whole genome shotgun sequence genomic window:
- the CCN3 gene encoding CCN family member 3 — translation MQSVRGVPRRCFGLAFLLLQVLGQVAAAQRCPTQCPARCAPTPPACAPGVRAVLDDCSCCLVCARQRGESCSPLQPCEESRGLFCDRRADPSAGGGICMAVEGDNCVFDGVIYQSGETFQPSCKYQCACRDGQIGCVPRCGEDLLLPQPDCPAPRKVEVPGECCEKWICDSNEKGELGGLALPAYRTEATLGVAVSDSGINCIEQTTEWSACSKSCGMGFSTRVTNRNPQCEMVKQTRLCMVRPCEQEHQQPADKKGKKCLRTTKSLKAIHLQFKNCTSLHTYKPRFCGVCSDGRCCTPHNTKTIQVEFQCSPGQIIKKPVMVIGTCTCHSNCPHNREAFLQELKPNTSRGEM, via the exons ATGCAGAGCGTGCGCGGGGTGCCCAGGCGGTGCTTTGGCCTGGCCTTCCTGCTGCTCCAGGTCCTGGGACAG GTCGCCGCCGCCCAGCGCTGTCCCACCCAGTGTCCGGCCCGGTGCGCCCCGACGCCGCCGGCCTGCGCCCCCGGGGTGCGAGCCGTGCTGGACGACTGCTCCTGCTGCCTGGTGTGCGCCCGCCAGCGCGGCGAGAGCTGCTCCCCGCTGCAGCCCTGCGAGGAGAGCCGCGGCCTCTTCTGCGACCGCAGAGCGGACCCCAGCGCGGGAGGCGGCATCTGCATGG CGGTAGAAGGAGACAACTGTGTGTTTGATGGGGTCATTTACCAAAGCGGGGAGACCTTCCAGCCAAGCTGCAAATACCAGTGCGCCTGCAGAGATGGGCAGATTGGCTGTGTGCCTCGCTGTGGAGAGgacctgctcctgccccagcctgaTTGCCCAGCTCCAAGAAAAGTTGAAGTGCCCGGGGAGTGCTGCGAAAAGTGGATCTGTGACTCAAATGAGAAGGGAGAGTTGGGAGGCCTTGCCCTTCCAG CCTACAGGACAGAAGCCACGCTAGGAGTTGCAGTCTCTGACTCCGGCATCAACTGCATCGAACAGACCACAGAGTGGAGCGCATGTTCCAAGAGCTGTGGCATGGGTTTTTCCACCCGGGTCACCAACAGAAATCCACAGTGTGAAATGGTGAAGCAGACTCGGCTCTGCATGGTGCGGCCCTGTGAACAAGAACACCAGCAACCAGCAGATAAG aaaggaaaaaagtgtcTTCGTACCACAAAGTCACTCAAAGCCATCCACCTGCAGTTCAAGAACTGCACTAGCCTGCACACTTATAAGCCCAGGTTCTGTGGGGTCTGTAGTGATGGCCGATGCTGCACTCCCCACAACACCAAAACCATCCAGGTGGAGTTCCAGTGTTCCCCAGGTCAGATCATCAAGAAACCAGTGATGGTCATTGGGACCTGCACCTGTCACAGCAACTGTCCTCATAACCGTGAGGccttcctccaagagttaaagcCAAACACCAGCAGAGGGGAAATGTAA